Genomic window (Chryseobacterium bernardetii):
TTAATGAGATTTAAAATTTCAGTTTTGGCGTGGGTATTTCTGACCTGTTTCATATTTTAATGCAACTAAGTTGCGTTATTTAAATTTTTATATTTACATTTGCAACAAAGTTACAATAACAAATTTAAATCCTCATCTTTTTATGAAGTCTAAAATTCTAGATGCCGTAGGAATCTCTGCCGCCGTTTTATGCCTGATTCACTGCATTGTTTTCCCTTTATTGCTTATCATTCCGTTGGGAATATCACATAATCCGTATATCGACCTGATATTTCTTATTATCGGAACCCTTGTGGTTTACAGACAAACAAAAACAATACCCAATAATTGGTTACGGATTTTATTCTGGTCTTCCATCGGATTAATTGCTGCTTCCATATTATTTGACCTGATCTTTGAAGTTCATCTGCCTTTAATCTATGCAGGAACCGCAGGACTCATTACAGCCCATATCATCAACTTTAAAAATCATAAACATTAGCAAATATGAAGAAGAAACTCCCCGTAACAGTACTCAGCGGCTTTTTAGGAGCCGGAAAAACAACCTTATTAAACCATATTCTGCATAATAAACAAGGTTTAAAAGTAGCTGTTATTGTGAATGATATGAGCGAAGTGAATATTGATGCCCGGTTGGTAGAGAATCAGAATACCCTTTCCAGAACGGAAGAAAAACTGGTTGAAATGAGTAATGGATGCATCTGCTGTACGTTGAGAGAAGATCTTATGGTAGAAGTGGAACGTTTAGCCCACGAAAACCGTTTCGACTATCTTTTGATCGAAAGTACAGGCATCAGCGAACCTATTCCCGTAGCACAAACATTTACTTATACTGACGAAGAAAATGGAATAGACCTTTCCCGTTTCAGCTATATAGACACCATGGTAACAGTAGTAGATGGGTTTAATTTCATGAAAGATTTTGCTTCCCATGAACGGTTGGCAGACCGTGATCTTACGGATATTGAAGGAGATCACCGTACTATTGTCAATCTTCTTACAGATCAGATTGAGTTTGCCAATGTTATTATTTTAAATAAAACAGACTTAGTTGACTCTGGAACACTTGGCTTTTTGAAATCAGCAATCAAGAAACTCAACCCTGAAGCTGCCATTATGGAATCAGAATTTGGCAAAATTGATCCTCAGCATATTTTAAATACAAAACTCTTTGATTTTGATAAAGCACAGGCGTCAGCAGGCTGGCAAAAAGAATTACAATCTGAACATCATACCCCTGAAACAGAAGAATACGGAATAGGTTCTTTGGTATTTAGAGATAAAAGGCCATTTCATCCGCTAAGGCTTTGGGAATTTCTCAATAATTATCCCGAAGGCATATTAAGGGCTAAAGGGCTTTTCTGGTTAGCCTCAAGATCAGATGATGCTTTAAATTTTTCCCAGGCAGGAGGCTCATTTCGCCTGGAGAAGGCAGGAGTGTGGTGGAGCAGTATGCCTATGAGCCATAGGGTGCAATACGCATCATTTGTAGAGAATCAGGAATTTATTGAGAGCAGATGGGATAAATACTGGGGTGACAGAATAAATGAACTGGTTTTTATAGGACAGTATCTGGATAAAGAACAAA
Coding sequences:
- a CDS encoding MerC domain-containing protein, producing MKSKILDAVGISAAVLCLIHCIVFPLLLIIPLGISHNPYIDLIFLIIGTLVVYRQTKTIPNNWLRILFWSSIGLIAASILFDLIFEVHLPLIYAGTAGLITAHIINFKNHKH
- a CDS encoding GTP-binding protein, with protein sequence MKKKLPVTVLSGFLGAGKTTLLNHILHNKQGLKVAVIVNDMSEVNIDARLVENQNTLSRTEEKLVEMSNGCICCTLREDLMVEVERLAHENRFDYLLIESTGISEPIPVAQTFTYTDEENGIDLSRFSYIDTMVTVVDGFNFMKDFASHERLADRDLTDIEGDHRTIVNLLTDQIEFANVIILNKTDLVDSGTLGFLKSAIKKLNPEAAIMESEFGKIDPQHILNTKLFDFDKAQASAGWQKELQSEHHTPETEEYGIGSLVFRDKRPFHPLRLWEFLNNYPEGILRAKGLFWLASRSDDALNFSQAGGSFRLEKAGVWWSSMPMSHRVQYASFVENQEFIESRWDKYWGDRINELVFIGQYLDKEQILQDLSICLINDQEKELFDQKIDFEDPFPQHI